A window of Carassius carassius chromosome 44, fCarCar2.1, whole genome shotgun sequence contains these coding sequences:
- the LOC132126278 gene encoding deoxyribonuclease-2-beta-like isoform X2 yields MCVCVFSEAVISCLNEDGQPVDWFIIYKLPIYKMEVKGSGVDYMYLDPSVVDFQMSKHTVNSSKGALGRTLTQLYSRYTSNGSVYMVYNDAPPELKYPSKYGHTKGVLMFDHSQGFWLTHSVPHFPPFPERNYSYPSTGKYYGQTLLCITYNYAQFPQISWQLAYLNPRMYNCSVPMAFRPDFAVMAQICDGKTPAIKNRRSLQKLKSARGQTFLSFAKSNNYVDDIYTGWVAQALGTDLLVESWLHQAHRLPSNCSLPRHVMNIDRVRLPGPQMFRSYEDHSKWCVSYAFKDQWACLGDLNRDSGQAGRGGGLICSQSSVIYKAFRQAMAGYKHC; encoded by the exons atgtgtgtctgtgt tttttcagAGGCAGTGATATCCTGTTTAAATGAGGATGGTCAGCCTGTTGACTG GTTCATTATTTACAAACTTCCCATTTACAAGATGGAAGTTAAGGGAAGTGGAGTGGATTACATGTATCTGGATCCATCAGTCGTGGATTTCCAGATGAGTAAACATACAGTCAACAGCAGTAAAGGAGCTTTAGGCCGAACACTGACACAGCTTTACTCCAGATATACA TCTAACGGCTCAGTCTATATGGTTTACAATGATGCTCCACCAGAGCTGAAGTACCCAAGCAAGTATGGACATACAAAAG GTGTACTGATGTTTGACCACTCTCAGGGATTTTGGCTCACACACAGTGTTCCTCATTTCCCTCCATTTCCAGAGAGAAATTACAGTTACCCATCTACAGGAAAATACTACGGACAGACTCTGCTCTGTATTACATACAACTACGCGCAGTTCCCTCAAATAT CATGGCAGTTAGCATATCTTAATCCACGCATGTATAACTGCTCTGTCCCTATGGCATTTCGCCCAGACTTTGCAGTCATGGCACAAATTTGTGATGGTAAGACACCTGCCATTAAAAACAGAAGAAGTCTGCAGAAGCTGAAGTCAGCCCGAGGACAAACTTTTCTCAGTTTTGCCAAATCTAACAACTATGTGGATG ATATTTACACTGGTTGGGTGGCTCAAGCATTGGGGACAGATCTGCTGGTGGAGTCATGGCTGCACCAGGCACATCGGCTCCCCTCCAACTGCTCACTTCCCCGGCACGTGATGAACATTGACAGAGTTCGTCTTCCAGGACCGCAGATGTTCAGAAGCTATGAGGATCATTCAAAGTGGTGCGTGTCTTATGCATTCAAAGACCAGTGGGCATGTCTGGGGGACTTGAACAGAGACAGTGGCCAGGCTGGCAGAGGTGGTGGGCTGATATGTTCTCAAAGCTCAGTCATTTATAAAGCTTTCCGTCAAGCCATGGCTGGGTataaacactgctga
- the LOC132126569 gene encoding ribosome production factor 1-like yields MYHTHVKQTEQKQQKMESNEATTSESFSKKKGKTKKVKRKVKPDEAPVQEMDEAEGEETEMNSVSGTCFPPTFSVSEIKNKQRRHSMFLKLKEEKRKQKLELKKKKKKERKVLGDKAPPKEVPKTIENQRIYDETTVNPEDEEVAFDEGTDEFSAYFNRLTNPKVLITTSDRPRGRTVRFCEQLATVIPHAHVYYRRGLALKRVIPQCVSRGFTYLMVINEDRKVPNGLVLCHLPDGPTAHFKVSNVRLRKEMKRRGKDPTEHVPEVILNNFTTRLGHSIGRMFAALFPHDPQFVGRQVATFHNQRDFIFFRFHRYIFKNEKKVGIQELGPRFTLKLRSLQKGTFDSKFGEYEWVHKRHEMDSSRRKFHL; encoded by the exons ATGTATCACACACACGTGAAGCAGACAGAACAGAAGCAGCAGAAAATGGAATCTAACGAGGCAACAACTTCAGAAAGTTTTTCTAAGAAAAAGGGGAAAACGAAGAAAGTAAAGCGAAAGGTAAAACCCGACGAAGCTCCGGTGCAAGAGATGGATGAGGCGGAGGGTGAAGAAACAGAAATGAATTCCGTGTCGGGAACTTGTTTTCCTCCCACATTCAGCGTGTCTGAGATCAAAAACAAGCAGCGCAGACATTCGATGTTCCTTAAACTCAAGGAGGAGAAAAGAAAG CAAAAGTTggaactgaaaaagaaaaagaaaaaagagagaaaagttcTTGGAGATAAG gcTCCACCAAAAGAAGTTCCCAAGACAATAGAAAACCAGAGAATATACGATGAAACTACAGTCAACCCAGAGGATGAGGAG GTGGCTTTTGATGAAGGAACTGATGAGTTCTCTGCTTACTTCAATCGGCTGACGAATCCTAAAGTTCTCATCACCACATCAGACAGACCCAGAGGA AGGACCGTGAGGTTTTGTGAGCAGCTGGCCACAGTGATCCCACACGCTCATGTGTACTACAGAAGAGGTCTGGCTTTGAAGAGAGTCATTCCACAGTGTGTATCTAGAGGTTTCACTTATCTGATGGTGATCAATGAGGACAGAAAAGTGCCAA ACGGTTTGGTTCTCTGTCACCTTCCTGATGGGCCAACTGCACATTTCAAAGTTAGTAATGTTCGCCTTCGCAAGGAAATGAAG AGAAGAGGTAAGGACCCAACAGAACACGTCCCAGAAGTCATTCTTAACAACTTCACTACTAGACTCGGTCACTCCATCGGCCGGATGTTTGCTGCTCTGTTTCCTCATGATCCACAGTTTGTGGGCCGTCAGGTTGCCACATTTCACAATCAGAGAGACttcatttttttcaggtttcacaG GTACATCTTCAAGAATGAAAAGAAAGTGGGCATACAGGAACTAGGACCTCGCTTCACTCTTAAACTTCGCTCTTTACAGAAAGGAACCTTTGACTCAAAGTTTGGGGAATATGAGTGGGTTCACAAG CGTCATGAGATGGACTCCAGCAGAAGAAAATTCCATCTTTAA
- the LOC132126278 gene encoding deoxyribonuclease-2-beta-like isoform X1: MLALFRLCVYTLLFFISFSEAVISCLNEDGQPVDWFIIYKLPIYKMEVKGSGVDYMYLDPSVVDFQMSKHTVNSSKGALGRTLTQLYSRYTSNGSVYMVYNDAPPELKYPSKYGHTKGVLMFDHSQGFWLTHSVPHFPPFPERNYSYPSTGKYYGQTLLCITYNYAQFPQISWQLAYLNPRMYNCSVPMAFRPDFAVMAQICDGKTPAIKNRRSLQKLKSARGQTFLSFAKSNNYVDDIYTGWVAQALGTDLLVESWLHQAHRLPSNCSLPRHVMNIDRVRLPGPQMFRSYEDHSKWCVSYAFKDQWACLGDLNRDSGQAGRGGGLICSQSSVIYKAFRQAMAGYKHC; the protein is encoded by the exons ATGTTAGCGTTGTTTCGACTCTGTGTGTATACACTGttgttttttatcagtttttcagAGGCAGTGATATCCTGTTTAAATGAGGATGGTCAGCCTGTTGACTG GTTCATTATTTACAAACTTCCCATTTACAAGATGGAAGTTAAGGGAAGTGGAGTGGATTACATGTATCTGGATCCATCAGTCGTGGATTTCCAGATGAGTAAACATACAGTCAACAGCAGTAAAGGAGCTTTAGGCCGAACACTGACACAGCTTTACTCCAGATATACA TCTAACGGCTCAGTCTATATGGTTTACAATGATGCTCCACCAGAGCTGAAGTACCCAAGCAAGTATGGACATACAAAAG GTGTACTGATGTTTGACCACTCTCAGGGATTTTGGCTCACACACAGTGTTCCTCATTTCCCTCCATTTCCAGAGAGAAATTACAGTTACCCATCTACAGGAAAATACTACGGACAGACTCTGCTCTGTATTACATACAACTACGCGCAGTTCCCTCAAATAT CATGGCAGTTAGCATATCTTAATCCACGCATGTATAACTGCTCTGTCCCTATGGCATTTCGCCCAGACTTTGCAGTCATGGCACAAATTTGTGATGGTAAGACACCTGCCATTAAAAACAGAAGAAGTCTGCAGAAGCTGAAGTCAGCCCGAGGACAAACTTTTCTCAGTTTTGCCAAATCTAACAACTATGTGGATG ATATTTACACTGGTTGGGTGGCTCAAGCATTGGGGACAGATCTGCTGGTGGAGTCATGGCTGCACCAGGCACATCGGCTCCCCTCCAACTGCTCACTTCCCCGGCACGTGATGAACATTGACAGAGTTCGTCTTCCAGGACCGCAGATGTTCAGAAGCTATGAGGATCATTCAAAGTGGTGCGTGTCTTATGCATTCAAAGACCAGTGGGCATGTCTGGGGGACTTGAACAGAGACAGTGGCCAGGCTGGCAGAGGTGGTGGGCTGATATGTTCTCAAAGCTCAGTCATTTATAAAGCTTTCCGTCAAGCCATGGCTGGGTataaacactgctga
- the LOC132126664 gene encoding type-1 angiotensin II receptor-associated protein-like → MEVLTISLKNIVLVHWLLTIWACFISWLPTSYVLANVSALAVGVWAIAQKDSIDAILMFLIGLAVTILTDIVHFALYYAAAEIQYKSVAPDLFRFSGGLAITSLMLKPVSCLYAYHVYRVRGGENNFSFRFPWITRNREYQTFDHQDQPGSSANNQAEGGKPGPSPC, encoded by the exons ATGGAAGTACTAACCATAAGTCTCAAG aACATTGTGTTGGTTCACTGGTTACTGACAATCTG GGCATGTTTTATCAGCTGGCTTCCTACTTCTTATGTGTTGGCGAACGTGAGTGCTCTTGCAGTGGGAGTGTGGGCCATTGCACAGAAAGATTCCATAGACGCTATATTAATG TTCTTGATCGGGCTGGCAGTGACCATCCTGACTGACATTGTACATTTTGCGCTGTACTACGCTGCGGCTGAAATCCAGTATAAAAGCGTGGCACCGGACTTGTTCCGCTTTAGTGGGGGCCTGGCCATCACTAGCCTGATGCTCAAACCTGTTTCCTGCTTATATGCCTACCACGTGTACCGCGTGCGAGGTGGCGAAAACAACTTCAGCTTCA GGTTTCCATGGATAACTCGAAACAGAGAATATCAAACCTTTGACCACCAGGACCAGCCCGGCAGCTCTGCCAACAACCAAGCAGAGGGTGGCAAACCCGGGCCAAGTCCCTGCTAA
- the LOC132126278 gene encoding deoxyribonuclease-2-beta-like isoform X3 gives MEVKGSGVDYMYLDPSVVDFQMSKHTVNSSKGALGRTLTQLYSRYTSNGSVYMVYNDAPPELKYPSKYGHTKGVLMFDHSQGFWLTHSVPHFPPFPERNYSYPSTGKYYGQTLLCITYNYAQFPQISWQLAYLNPRMYNCSVPMAFRPDFAVMAQICDGKTPAIKNRRSLQKLKSARGQTFLSFAKSNNYVDDIYTGWVAQALGTDLLVESWLHQAHRLPSNCSLPRHVMNIDRVRLPGPQMFRSYEDHSKWCVSYAFKDQWACLGDLNRDSGQAGRGGGLICSQSSVIYKAFRQAMAGYKHC, from the exons ATGGAAGTTAAGGGAAGTGGAGTGGATTACATGTATCTGGATCCATCAGTCGTGGATTTCCAGATGAGTAAACATACAGTCAACAGCAGTAAAGGAGCTTTAGGCCGAACACTGACACAGCTTTACTCCAGATATACA TCTAACGGCTCAGTCTATATGGTTTACAATGATGCTCCACCAGAGCTGAAGTACCCAAGCAAGTATGGACATACAAAAG GTGTACTGATGTTTGACCACTCTCAGGGATTTTGGCTCACACACAGTGTTCCTCATTTCCCTCCATTTCCAGAGAGAAATTACAGTTACCCATCTACAGGAAAATACTACGGACAGACTCTGCTCTGTATTACATACAACTACGCGCAGTTCCCTCAAATAT CATGGCAGTTAGCATATCTTAATCCACGCATGTATAACTGCTCTGTCCCTATGGCATTTCGCCCAGACTTTGCAGTCATGGCACAAATTTGTGATGGTAAGACACCTGCCATTAAAAACAGAAGAAGTCTGCAGAAGCTGAAGTCAGCCCGAGGACAAACTTTTCTCAGTTTTGCCAAATCTAACAACTATGTGGATG ATATTTACACTGGTTGGGTGGCTCAAGCATTGGGGACAGATCTGCTGGTGGAGTCATGGCTGCACCAGGCACATCGGCTCCCCTCCAACTGCTCACTTCCCCGGCACGTGATGAACATTGACAGAGTTCGTCTTCCAGGACCGCAGATGTTCAGAAGCTATGAGGATCATTCAAAGTGGTGCGTGTCTTATGCATTCAAAGACCAGTGGGCATGTCTGGGGGACTTGAACAGAGACAGTGGCCAGGCTGGCAGAGGTGGTGGGCTGATATGTTCTCAAAGCTCAGTCATTTATAAAGCTTTCCGTCAAGCCATGGCTGGGTataaacactgctga